In Papaver somniferum cultivar HN1 chromosome 1, ASM357369v1, whole genome shotgun sequence, a genomic segment contains:
- the LOC113288545 gene encoding anthocyanidin 3-O-glucosyltransferase 5-like, with protein MEVIQDQKMIKNVDQEPHNINNPHVAILPCPGMSHLIPHLELAKRLCNFHDIQVTFFVYTTEASVAQSHYLNSQPLPESLHVYHLPSRDISPFVTDSTDVFTRTTIIIRESLPDVQSYILSSFDNKKVDDDTSDSSTSLSPVNVLVADCFVTDSFDIADKVGIPKYIFFCPAADLFPFMIYLTILDSQVQGEFVHLKEPIQIPGCKPLPPADIVEQVRNRKIEGYKWFLHHASRFPLADGILLNTSQDLESKTIKALREDPTLRQLGTPCVYPVGPLVRAPFAEDEHYMKWLNQKPHDSVIYISFGSEGILSPEQTTELAWGLELSQQRFIWVARNPVEASSSLSVGNNPDEYLPHEYQNRINGVGLVIPSWAPQVEILSHSSVGGFLSHCGWNSTLESIFHGVPMIAWPLYGEQRSNAAMLEEEIGVAVRVKVKSDNGVVGREEIAKLVRLLMEEGNEDNDHKDFHLRTRAKQLQKLMIQAVNEGGSSYNSLSEIANEWKTGCNLV; from the coding sequence ATGGAAGTTATCCAAGATCAGAAAATGATTAAAAATGTTGATCAAGAGCCTCATAATATTAATAATCCTCACGTAGCTATCCTTCCATGTCCAGGTATGAGTCATCTCATTCCTCATCTTGAGCTAGCTAAGCGTTTGTGCAACTTTCATGACATCCAAGTGACGTTTTTTGTGTACACAACTGAAGCTTCTGTGGCTCAATCTCATTACCTCAACTCACAGCCTCTTCCCGAATCTCTTCACGTTTATCACCTTCCCTCGAGAGACATTTCTCCTTTTGTAACAGATTCTACTGATGTTTTCACTCGTACCACTATAATCATCCGTGAATCTCTTCCTGATGTCCAATCCTACATTCTCAGCAGTTTCGATAATAAGAAGGTCGACGACGACACTAGTGATAGTAGTACTAGTCTTAGCCCTGTAAATGTTCTCGTAGCTGATTGTTTCGTTACTGACAGTTTTGATATCGCTGACAAAGTTGGTATACCGAAATATATATTCTTCTGTCCTGCAGCTGATTTATTCCCCTTCATGATATATCTGACCATACTTGATAGTCAGGTGCAAGGTGAGTTCGTTCATCTCAAAGAGCCAATTCAAATCCCTGGTTGTAAACCACTTCCACCAGCGGACATAGTTGAGCAGGTTAGGAATCGCAAGATCGAGGGGTATAAGTGGTTCTTACACCATGCAAGCAGGTTTCCCCTAGCTGATGGGATTCTCTTAAACACAAGCCAAGATCTTGAGTCAAAAACTATTAAAGCATTGCGAGAAGATCCAACCCTACGACAATTAGGTACTCCATGTGTATATCCGGTCGGTCCGCTTGTTCGGGCACCATTTGCAGAAGATGAACATTATATGAAATGGCTTAACCAGAAACCGCATGACTCAGTGATATATATTTCGTTCGGCAGCGAAGGAATACTATCACCTGAGCAGACGACAGAGCTAGCTTGGGGTTTAGAACTTAGTCAACAGCGATTCATATGGGTGGCTCGGAATCCAGTAGAAGCCTCCTCATCTTTGAGTGTGGGTAATAATCCTGATGAATATTTACCACATGAGTATCAAAACAGGATCAACGGAGTAGGCTTGGTGATCCCTTCATGGGCACCACAAGTGGAGATACTGAGTCACTCATCAGTAGGTGGGTTTCTAAGTCACTGTGGTTGGAATTCAACATTAGAAAGCATTTTCCATGGTGTGCCCATGATAGCATGGCCATTATACGGAGAACAACGGAGTAACGCTGCAATGCTTGAAGAAGAGATTGGAGTTGCCGTCAGAGTGAAGGTAAAAAGTGATAATGGAGTTGTGGGTAGGGAAGAGATTGCGAAATTAGTAAGGTTGTTAATGGAGGAAGGAAATGAAGATAATGATCACAAGGATTTCCATTTGAGAACTAGagcaaaacaacttcagaaattgaTGATTCAAGCTGTGAATGAAGGAGGGTCTTCTTACAATTCACTATCAGAGATAGCAAATGAATGGAAAACGGGATGCAACTTGGTTTGA